The DNA sequence CATGTTCTCCACTGAATAGCGGTGGTCCTGTGTCGCTACCAgacaaattctgaaaaaattatagtaattTAGATATCTGACAGAAGATGTCTCGATTAAGATTAACTCAAGTCTAGTTGTAAACCAAAGTTTACACCGTTACAGGGAAAAATACGTCTActtactttaaaaaaaatgagcaaCTGAATTACATTTCACACAGTTTGACGCAAATATGAtggaaaaaatagtaaaattctATTACTAGTCTTAATCTGATCATCCCTAACAAGTCACAAGGAACAATAATGAAATGCAGAAGAAACTGAAATTATATTGCAATAATGACATCATGCGGTCCTCAAATGAAAAACACTTGAATAATGATATTATTGACGGACGAATGAGTAATAAACAGATTTGtagcaaaaattaaattgccTCTTGCCCAATGTGCAACATCAATGAAAAGCATTCATTAGCACGGATTTTAACTATCAGTATCAATACCTCACTCCGTTGCTCTTGAGtttctttctttgcttctAAAGCagaaacaatattattatctgtTGACGTCGAGCTTGTTGAAAAGCTTTTGGAGTGCGATGCCTTATCCCAACATTCCTATAGTCGCAAAAGGCACGGTACTTTGTATACTCAATTTCATTGTAACGAAGTCAggcaaaatcaaaattcaaaatacaaatataaaaattttagactAAAAGTAGAAATATATACACAGTTGcagtttttttgaaattaattcattgccatcagcgttttttttcaattgcggCATCTATTTATTCATTACAATGAAATGGTAATATGAATGTCTTACCGACTCCTGTCCAATTTTGGAGTTGAGTGAGCTGCTTTTACTGTCCGAGTTAAGAGAATCTGAACTAGCATtctttgaattgtttttttcaacattcaagAGTTCAGCACTACCCCTTTTTTCCATGCTTGTAGCAAGTATGGCATCCACTATCTCCAAAATAATCGAACTGGTGTTAGGTGCATCTAAAGTGTTCTTCAAATCTGTGGGGGTGTTAATATCAGTCAATTTCTTAACATCGTTATCATCTGTGAAGGATTGATCTTCATGTATCGCTTCAAGGGACATGGAAGGAAGTATATGTTCAAGGGTCTCCGATGACGGAGGATCGGGAGGAGGGTCTTCAACTTTTGGATATTGGGCTCTGATTTGTGGAGAAGTTGTGGTCGCATGAAGTTCTGAGACTTGAAACTGTGTTGAATTTTCATCTAACGTGTGATATTGATAAGCAAGTTTTCCGTAAAGATTATTTGATTCTTCTACTGGCGTTACAATGTTTTCACGTTCCATTAGGAAGAATGCAATGTTCTTTATAGGCGAAGAATCTCGTCTGTAAATCAAAGTCTTACTTTCAAACAAGTATGGCAATTATTAATGTGAATTAGTGGTTGTATTACAagctggattttttttcagtggcATATTTGAAGAAGCTGCCATTTATTTTGAGATAAAACAAATTGTCAAGTAATCTAATCACACGTAAACGAGGAACTATGTTAGTGAATTGAAAACTCCAGTGACTAAGATTCTCTACCACGATAAGCAGTATTCTAACATCTGCGATTCGATTGACGTTAGGATCTCTTTAAGCATGAGAATTGTTTAGTGTTGCCAATACGAAGGATGAATTATCCGAGAAAGATTTTACACATGATAAACGTTGCCTATATCGCATGTGTGAATGGCCATAAATTATATAGTCGAAAACAATAAACGTCTGAATATCAGTCAAGCATTGCTCACATGACGAGTGAGGCGCGGGTATTTAGGATTGGCTAGAGCCACACCCACAATAATTAACGGGTATTCCTGGTTTGCAATGCAAAATCGTAAATAGTTTTACGAAACGGGTAAAAACTGAATCATGATAGAACTAACCTCCACAAAGCGTGGTCACATCGACGATTTTTATGGAAGATCGGCCTGACAGTTCGATTTGTGTTTGACAGGAGCGGCCATGCTGGCATTTACGTTCACTCCAGATATGCAGATGGCGACACCTGCTAGACGCGATTCCGCCTCCTATTTGGCGCAAACCACTGTTATAGTATATTCAAATTCGTTTCAAGCACGGTCAAGTCTGAAAAAGTCTGCTTTGCTGTTTCAACGTTAAGTTTTCACACAATCAAAATAGTACGTCTTGTACTGTATTTGCGTGGACATTAATTCCGAGTTATTGAcaattcgaattgaagttGTGTTCCGGAGAAGCTGAGTTTTCTGGAGTTGAGAAATATGAGTAATACTTCAGACTTTCTGAAACCAATCtagtttatttgaaaaatctcaaacagtttcaaattgaaatgttGTGCATATTTTAATCTTTACGATCACCATCTTTTAATAAGAAATTAGGAATATTCCATTAGAATATTTCTCTGTTCATGTATACTTCGTACTGCAGGAGGCTTAATTAGTTCAGCTAAGAATAATGATCTGAGAAGTTTGTATTAGCCGAAGGTGCATTTTCAAACCGATCAATCTTGctgaaaaaacgaataatcCAGATTTgtcattataaaattcaaagtctgcgaaaaaattaattctatgCGAAAATAATGACAACATGATTGAATCTGTGTTTTTAACATATATGAAAAAGTAACAGTGTAGTTTCAACATTGGAATAAGACATACCTATTGTAATTGTTCAACGCGGATTATCGGTCATTAGATTATCGCATACAATTTCCGGGATCCTTGACACCTCTGAACGTTACAGAATGTACAGATTATACTGAAAATGTATATCAGAATCATGTATATGGATACGACGGCGACGTGTATTAATATCCATAACTATACATTGGTATACATATGCAGATTTTAGTTACAGAGGTGACGGATCATGTTATATACAACGTGagctatattatattttaatttctaaGACCAAGAGAATTTGAATATGTATTACTTCGACGGACAATGGGATTGCGACTCTATTCTAAGCCGTCCGCGCGGGGTATCGCAAAAACGCGACTCTCCATCTCGGGGATCACCTTGACGAAAAGAATACATTACTTCCGCGGTAGGATTatactttaaaaaatattcttcttaTACCACGCGGAAGTGGATACACATGTTATAATCTCCAACGCTGTGAACAATTAACTGTGACAGTTAATCCGGCACCCTGTTAGCAACCGTACATAGTATATCACGTGTcacgattaatttttaaacgtacaaacttgttttataccGACTAATTCTAATTGAAAGACTACATTGAGTTAGTTTAAAATGGGTATTAATTCACGTATCGCGAAATATCGCCGGAAACTACACATAACACGATAGCGtctacaataaatatttttctttcttcatattAAATCGCGGTTGATaaaattcgattaaaaaaattaagaaatatacgcgtatatatatttttatattggaAGCCTGTCAAACTGCTCTCTGTTTATTCGCTGCATCGCTGCATGACAGAGGCTGACCGGTCGAGAAGTACATACAAACCATTTGACATATTAAAATGAAGTAAAACGCGGCTTGATTGAGCCATGACCCGTTTCTGGTCGTAATACAACATTTGCATACATGGCGATTTCCGCAGATGTGCACAtcgtacatgtatgtacatcaaGCCGGTTACAAATGCGATTAGGTCAGTATTGTAGGGGTTTCCCTCCACCCGGATCTCGTTAGCACTTCCTATCTGAAATCGGCTTATAGTGAGACTGCTCACCGTCTTGCATGCTCGCAATCTTCTCACGCCACAGGTACTATATGCAGAATTACGAGGCAGGCGAATCAGGGTATTTCCAAACGGTGGAATTGATTGATGTTCgaattatttcgtaatttaTATCCATTCCCATCGAGCTATCGCGTGTTATGTACCGAATCCGTAACACTGACAGAATGTTTTTAAAGAATTAACTTCAGTTTGGGTATTATTGAACAATGTTTGTACATATTCAACAATCCCTATTCTCAATTAAAATATGTTAGGTCCAACCGAATAAATTACTTATCACGtagtaattaaaacaaaaataaattctcaggGATGCGGTTTTTCTAAGAAGAAATTGACTCATTCTAGGATTACATTTTCGTAGGAATTAGCGGTGAGATGAATTTACGCAACGTAAGGTcgactttttttatttgtaaaaagaaaGGTAATATTTagtcattttaaaaaaatgattcaacgGAACAGAATAAATAGACACTGAGTTGGATAGCGTAGAGTGTCACGTGCGAATGTCTTAAGTTCCGCACATTTCAacgtgaaatataaaatagttTTATATCATCAACCgtacatatactatatatgtatgtatatatcgatatatatatatatatatatatcgatagTTTAATAAAATCGATAGTCAACATACGAATATACAATCGACTATGAGtgtgtatactatatatttatataaagtcaatatttataacatgcagcatttaataatataatctaTGCATTATACTGCACTTTGTGTTATAACaataaagtatataatattatatattatagctttattctttagatctttcagttttctttttttctctatacaatGACGATATAACTTATTTTGCGGCTATACCTGACTTGTTTTGTTTCACAAACATTTATACAAAAGTTTATTACCGTCTACTAGATATATTAGATTTGATTTTGACATTAAGGTGTGCCACTGTGGTGGTCTTGATAAGTATATGTTTCATGTTTTACTTATATCTTTTTCAGTTTAAATAACGTTTGCTACACATCATACATgaagtgaatttgaaaaccgTCGTTTCACAGTAGTTCACATAATACGTATTTATACAGTCAGGGAAAGTGATgtgacgtattttttttttaaatcttttccttttcttttctactttcttcttcttatcaaACAATTTATGTTAACATTCAGATTGCTTACTGGTGAAGTTCATTTATTTTGGCACTTATCAAAATACTCTTATGCGATTTTAAACGGTACAGCATGCGGCTAACTTTCTTACATGTAACGTATTACGTGAGATATTAGAGTCAATTAAGCTTGGACTCGTTAGGCCACATGCCGTATATTTTGGTCTTCCTCAATTTCGAATTCGGTCTACCTTTTATTGTATTTCACCGTCCCGCCAACCACTTTGCATTTCTTATCTGCCAGTGGAAAGCGTTTTAAACtactgaataaaagaaaataccaATATGAATACGTTCCGTATTCAAGATTgcattttaaagaaattatgcATTTTTATGACGAATTCCTCATTACCATATTTCGTAACCCTGCCAGACGTGTCGTCATTCGCATTCGTACGATGAATATTTCCTCATACACAGGGGATATGcagatttgaattttatgttGTCCCTCGCATTATTATAAGCCGTTCGACAATCCCATTTCTCAAGAGGATCTCACGAATATCTGCAGACAGAGACGTTACGTCCGACGTTTTTTAGAATCATCCAGCATTTACTGTCTCAATCCGAATATATTCGGCCCTGTCGCTGTTGTGTCGATactgttataatatatttcattctATCGCAAAAATCTCTCTTTCATCACGTTTACAGAATATTGGATTTGAGTTTGTAAAATGATCAACAGTATGTAAATTCGTGTACGTAAAACGTCTTTCACTCAACATACATGAGGTGCAGAATGATGCCAGGCCAGGAACGAAGAgggtttgatttttcatctgaccgactctcctctcctctctccttccGTCTTCCCTCTCCTAtatctctcttcctctctctctccttctgcATTCGATTTTCGGCTGATCTATCGATCGCAAGCTTTCACCGCCGAACCGGGATCGAGACGCCGTGTCATCATAATAATTGTCTTAATCATCTTATAAAACAATTGTCGTGCAATGATTTTCCTTATGTATACCTCCATTTATTCATCATTATAATCAGTCTTTATTCGCCATCAAACAAATTCGTTCTGATTCCGAATAGTCGGACGTACAATCGTCCGTCATTCGATGCCCTTGCCGCCGACTTCTAGTCACGTCATTTGGGCAGCATTGAATCCCCGCTTTCGCGGCGAGCCGAAATGTTCCGTTTGATTGATCTGATACTGCTGTACGTAAGGATTATTCCTGATAACGTTGTTTCCCGAACCAGCCGAGAACTGGTTGTTGTTAGGCATCGTAATGATTCCAGTCTGTTGGAGGTACTGCTCGCGATAAAGCTGATGCGGCGTTGTTATAAATTCGGCGCCGTTGCCGCTCGCTGCTGATCCTTTGTACTGAAGCTTGGCGCCGATCTTCTCGGtcagatgatgatgatgatgatgatgatgaaccGGCGGCGACTGATTTCCCGCGTTATAATCACCGTAACGAAAACACGTAGGCGATGATCCCGGCGGCGTGTTCTTCTGACTCTGAGTCGGACTCTGGGATATCGACTCAAGAACGTGCCTCGGCATATTCGGCGACGGGCAGTGAGCATCTTGGAGACCGTCGACGCGATTTGCGTTCCTTACGAATATCGGTGCGCTCTCTGGACGGCCACCGATTATATTTCGCATTCCTTCGCGGTCCTTAGCGCTCAGACTTTGCCGGGAATTGCTCAAGGACGAACGACGACCCCCCCTCTGATGCATCGTCGACGGCGAGGCGTTCAGCTCCGAGACCGAGGACCAAGTTACGCTAGCGAGTTCCCAACGACGCAGCAGACTCGAGACCCGTTCCACCCTCGCCGCAGCATCCGAACTCTCGTCGTAGTCTGGACCCTGgaaattattgtgaaaaaaaaaatatatccagcGTGAGAAATGCGAAACTTTGTTATATAATAACGCTGTAGGGCGTGGTATGGCAATTTGACATACATCGCGTTTACATGTACGGTGGGTATAATAAATGCAATGCAATTCCatgctttttttcaagttttcgatACACAGCTGTGTAAAAATTACCCTTAacgttctaaattttttctttcttttttttttttttgtttgcttcTATCTTTCATCCGAAACAAATTTGCCAAACTTTACAACAACTGACAATCCGTTTCGGAGTGCGTGTAGGATGACTTTGAaatgtgaagaaaatattccaacttacGTTCTCTATTTTCTCGTCCAGCATCTTGAAGAAGTCTACCTGGCTGGACGATACTTCTCTGTAACGTGAAGATGCAGAAGGAGTTAAGGATAGTTATACCTCGATGTAGTAATTTAGGATGCGACAAGCAGGAAAATAAACCTATGCacatatttgtaataattaaacTACTAATCTTTAATTTGTGTTTAGTCAGCCTAGATTCATACGAAATTAATTTGCGTTTGTAAGAACCGTTTCATTAGGTTTTATTACTTCCATCGTTTTCATGTCaaccaatttttcaacaaaatcaagTACACTTGAATTATAACGCATATACACATACGACTGATTACTCTGACAGCAAAAAGATgacgacgaaaaagaaaagtattcgCATGGAAATAATAACGAAAGGAAATTGAAATGAGATTTGGCCAATGTAAACAGGTCTTTGAAGAGGAAAGTCGAATTTGCAGGCATATTCCCGGTTTGTCTTGTGCAAACGAGAGAAGATCCGTCGagttgtgaaaaattgaaactggaTTGAATATTCCAGGTTTCTTCGTTCAGGCAACGAGCACtgattaaataaaacaaaccatGAAGCATATAAATCGGGATCATCTTGTAGGCTCCAGACGCTTACACTTGAGTATTTATACAATAAGACTTTTACTCGGCATaccggagaaaaagaaaagatttaaaaaaaaaaaaaaaaaaaaaaaaaaaccaccgcGATGATATTAAGTCGGTTCAACGAACGTAAAATAAATACTCTcgagtttaatttaattcataTACACGCTGTGAAAAAATACTGCGTGGATCTGCACAAGATAAAGGAAACTCTTGCGGAATAACAAGGAAAAACGTTTATCCAAcagtatattaatattttcctCCTCATTAAATACACCGTTCACTTTCCTATTCGTTATTCGCACATCGTGATACAACTTTGAACAGATAGTAAATTGTACGCGTCGTTATTAGACCGATGGTAAACTGATAGTATCagaagatagaagaaaaaaaaaaaaaaaaaaaaaaaaaaattgtaaaataaaatgacgagcaaaaaataagatgaaattAAAACTCACGCTTGGTGCAGCagaggaccgtttccgggAGTAGCGGGCTTCTTCTTGGCTTGAGTTTTGATATCGATGGGTCCATTCTGTTCTTCGTTTCTGTTCACCTCGACCCCGTTGTTGTTGGTCTTGTTACTGCCTTTGGTATTTCCGTTTCCGTTTTTCTGCTCAATTGACGCCGAACCTGAAAATCGATCATGACTTAAATGTAGAAACAAACAGTTTGGTATATTTAGTTTCTCTTTGAAATCCGgcgaagtatatatatatatatatatacaggaaGTATATTGTATAGGTACGTATACAATTGTAGGTTTTATTCACTGCATCGTGTATACATCGGCAAATTAAGCGGTAAAAACACGACAGTTCCTCTTTTATTATAGGTTCAACCCACGCGTATACAATATCTCTTTTGTTTACACGGAGTTAATTAGCTAGAGTTTAATTGGCGATGAATCACCGCGATGGATCCTGCTTATTTTtaggaagagaagaaaaaaggaacaagaaaacaaagaaggaaaaaaaaagagacgagAAGTAAAAAGTCAGTATATCAATGTGACCTGCAATTGCATGAAATTATGTCCaagtcataaaaaaaaaaggaatgagAAAACTATCTTCTAACTATCTTCTGTTAGACGGAACTAATTgccgataaaaaataatataaaggaTAATTTTGAGCTATATCAAGCTTTTCACAGTGCCAGAAAATACCATGTTATGAATTCTTTTGTTTGCAGCTCGTTAGGAATTTTTCATAGTGTAAAACGCAAGTtaataaaacgaaagaaacaCAGCGTGTTTCACCGCGATGCCACggaaaaacttcaaaaattttcaaacaagcttcaataataattttctacgaCCTTCCTACAATATAAaactatttataaaaattcgccGGGGAAATGAGATGTTTCTGGCCAATTTTAGTTCCGCATTGAGTTTGTGATTCCAGTGCATTCATCGTGAATCGccaaatttatttctataccGCATCAAATTCTGGGACAGACAAGTCCATGAAGATAGTAACTAACATCAACTGCGATCAAAGAAATTGCAAATAAGAATTTCTATTCAAAGGTTCATTACAAAAAGTCACACGAgtaatcaatttgaaaaaacctgCGCGGCCGCCATATTTTCTAAGTAGAATTCTCGACAGATTAAAAGCTTTTCTCTGGAAAATCTCCGTCGACagttttcatcgtaatttgtataaatattcattccTTGAGGAATTCAGAATATAAAGTTATAAGAAAATGATCTTATACATAAATCTTTTGTTGAAAGCATCGTTTATAATCATATCGAcaaagctaaaaaaaattccgtctTTCCGATCGTGACGAACTATAACATAACCAAGGAAGGTTTCAGAATACCAACCTAAACATGTGATAAATCACGAAGTTAATTTTCGCATTCGACTGAAATACATATCATGGATAAATTTTAACAATCTATCAATGACACGGACCACCATTTCCCATTACCTCTAAAATATCCCTGTAATATTTGTCCTTAAAGCCGTTCTCACTAGGAATATAATATTGGGGTGGCTGATTGAGGCATCCGTCGCCTTAATTAACGCTGAGTAAAGTTAAAGCCGCTGCACGCGGTTTAGTTTTGCACGTACGAAGATAAATATAGAAAGATGCGCATCAGGCAGCAATCAGTAGCGCACTCACCAGTGGAATAATCACGAGTGGTGTGTTTGAACGTAGCGCATGAGGTGCGATTTGCTTAGGCAGGCGAAACGCAGTTTATTGCAAATCGGATTTTTCGCATACGTACTATTCGTGGTAAGTGTGCGAGCGCGAGTGTGTGAGTGTTAATACGAACCGCGAAGTACACGTGTACTCGCGTCACTCTACGAGGCGTACGTTATATAGCTCGTGGACTTGTTTATTTATGTCCCATTGTAATCAGAGTTCATTCTACTTTGCACCAAGCATCTGAGCACGCGACTCGTCGAGTCgtcaatgaatgaatgaacgaatgaacgaatgaacgaatgaacgagTGAACGAACCAACgaatgaaactgaaaaaaaaatatacaatgcTGGCTGTAAGCTTTTTGGGTCAaataatgtgtgtgtgtatatatatataaaatggtACGAGAATAACTTGCAGAGGAATGACTCAATACCTGGATGCAGAGTCGATAGTTGCTGCTTTTGACGTATgctgtacatgtatgtacatgcgtGCATCATCCTCTGGAATAGTGGATGCCTAACTACTATCCCGAAACGAGACGACTGATTCATCCTCGCCATATACGATTGccaattaatttataattaggTCTCAGCCTTCAGAGGTGATTAAACCCCGTTTCAATGTTTCGTAGCAAATTTGTACACAGTAATTAAGACACGTAAGATCAATTTGCAGCACTAGAAATTAGTTAGAAATTCTTTCCATCCGTACACATACGTACCTATactgttacaaaattttataatcattaAGTTTTGGAATGAGTAAGAATTTATAATCGCAATAGAGTactaaataaatgagaaataaaagtgaatgaaaatcgCATTAGTAgaatgattattataattatgtattttacacaatttttatgaatcgACATGATTTTCTCCGTGAATAAATCGCTGTTCAATATCTAGAAgagtttttttagttttacgAGTCCTTGCTTTGAATGTCCAATACGTACTAAGCCTCGGAATTTGaacattatataaatattctacAAGTTGATGTACCCACGAGAaggatctcgtgctttttcaAGGATGCTGGAAAAGCAGCGGATGTACTTCGGTTAAGGTCGTCGTATCGTAGATGCcgtaaaatttctcgaaaggCACGTGTTCACTCCATTAGGTCCATTAGACCCGCAAGAACCATCAGCCCATGTTTTTGGCGATGCGGTATCCCCAGCATCAGTGTCGCTCATCCATGACAAGCGgaattacaaatttcaagtgttttttccCGCAGCTCGATCAAGATTTCATGACGTCGTGTCTCAGTGTCAGAGTTTCGAAAGTGTGAAAAGAGGCAGCAAGTCAAAAGGAGGCTAAGGTCAGATAATATCTTCATGCGAGCAAGAAGATCGTGTTATAATTTGAATTGATGAGGAAATTGAGAGATTATTGACGTTTTTTTCCGGTATTCaactaaaataagaaaaattgcatGGTTAATATCTTTGTTCtctaaatttgcaaaatcgcAATAAAATTCTGTTGTAACTTAAACAAACTTTTCGtttcctatatatacatatattcttttttttgtttttttcaatgtcgaataaatatttctttggccttattgttttattgacGGACTATGTTATAAAAATCTTGTTATAactttaaataaaaagaaatctatCTCTGTCTGGCGTTCAATATTTATCAGGTTACAATTACTGGTAgcgtaattttaatttatactcgcaaagaaaaaatacgacaGCTGTGCAATATGTTATTGATTATCGGTGTTTGCATCTTCTTTCAGGTGTATacgatactttttattttattataaaaatacaaatttgaaattttcgtccaccaTATCGGATccgttattttaaatttttgaaagctGACGTCAGCTtggtaatcagtgaccccaaaaaccacGGTTATCATCTTGTCATAAAAGTTGATCCAGCATAATAACGTGTGACTCAAAGGTTTAAACAGAAGTGCGAAAAAGTTTACATATCATctgattataactttttgcACGTAATTCTGTGACAAATGTCTACCACCAAATCcaggaaatttattatttattaacggGCAATCACACTTGACGGTTATAATGAAAAAGCGTGTTTGCCATAGATTTGTCAACGTCTTAcggtaagaaataaaatccgAAGACGTTTCAAGTGATGTGCTATTGGAGAATGACAAGACCCGGGGTGCATCATACGTTCAGAGGGAGAAATTGAAAGCTAGGTACGTTTGACCCTGGTTGTGAAGCCGTAGCCTTTAAACTATTTATATAACCAAAGGAACTAACCAGGACGGATGTCGGTatgcgacgacgacgacttaCAGTGACTGTGCAGAAACCAACGATCACTCTTACTAAACCGCCAGCGATGGTGGCGTCAAGTCAAACATTTTCATCACGTTCAGGGTTACGCTGGACGGTTTATTTTTAAAGGTTGGTTTGTCAAAATGTGATCAACAAATGGCATCATCGTATCGACCACCCAAAcaaaatctgtttaaaatCGCTTTCCAGCAAACTATATAGAAAATAGTCATTTTAGAATAAAATCAATCGAAACTGtcagatttttgaaataattgtgaCGCAATTTAGAACGAAACATCGATACTTGATCTTTTGTTTACAATTCcggtgttttttatttttatatttccccTATCGATCtgttaataaatttcataaagaATATCGATTCGCAGTCATCCATCTTATTCTTAAGGACTGGAAAAATTCTTCCTTGAAAAATGCAACCAAAGAAACTTGATCGAGGTTCCTTTTGCAAGGTAAAATCATACAAGGCTTGAatcgagtgttttttttttttaccgttattGCAGCAGCAAATCACGAGTGGATGCAGGCTAGATGCTGGAGGTTTGCATATTTTACCTCCGCGTCTGACGACGCGAAAATGAATCACTTCCCTGGCAAAGTATCTGTCATCGAGTGCTCCGCAAAGTCTGAAGTTAAGTGGATGAATAACAGAATGAGCATTCATAGAATTCGAAAATAACAggcaaaaaaaatcgtcgattCCTTTTCTCAGAAAATATTCATGGTTATAGATTTCACTAACTGTTAAAATAATTAGCTATTTGGAAATTAAATTACCGACTTGAATTTGGTTTCTCGATTTGTTCTTTTGTTATACTGCGTACAATTAATTTCGCGACATTGAAAACGGACGCAAATTATTGCATCATAGGTTCACCTTTCTCCCTTTTTTCCCCTTAATAATCAAGTGACTGCTTATCATTGCGTAAGCCGTTCCGGATTTACCGATTAATCAATTTATCGATGCATCATTAAACCATTTAGtatcaaatattcaattttttattattattattattattattattttttttttctgtacattcGACATGCGACAAGAATTGCAAGCGATGATacgtcagattttttttccagcagTCTAAATTAATCAGCATAGAAAGATCGATTACAATTCGCATGAATCTTGAATAAGCTCGCAAATAGTTTTAGTCTTGATTATGAAAACGGATTCGCGTTAAGCTTTGCACGTGCAATGACGACTAACATCAATCTTCGATGGAGAATAGCTGTTTATTGCTATTCCGCTATATAAGGTCTGCTGTTATTCAAGCTGGCCGATCATGCGCAGTCCCCGATTCAACCTAGCCAAAAGCACCTTTCTCTTCACGTTCGT is a window from the Diprion similis isolate iyDipSimi1 chromosome 6, iyDipSimi1.1, whole genome shotgun sequence genome containing:
- the LOC124407371 gene encoding uncharacterized protein LOC124407371 isoform X2; this translates as MWLKVLRQNLSQLARRAKGSASIEQKNGNGNTKGSNKTNNNGVEVNRNEEQNGPIDIKTQAKKKPATPGNGPLLHQAEVSSSQVDFFKMLDEKIENGPDYDESSDAAARVERVSSLLRRWELASVTWSSVSELNASPSTMHQRGGRRSSLSNSRQSLSAKDREGMRNIIGGRPESAPIFVRNANRVDGLQDAHCPSPNMPRHVLESISQSPTQSQKNTPPGSSPTCFRYGDYNAGNQSPPVHHHHHHHHLTEKIGAKLQYKGSAASGNGAEFITTPHQLYREQYLQQTGIITMPNNNQFSAGSGNNVIRNNPYVQQYQINQTEHFGSPRKRGFNAAQMT
- the LOC124407371 gene encoding homeobox protein 13 isoform X1, with the protein product MGCGQSKIGNIYPKNKKNKTSSKKNGSASIEQKNGNGNTKGSNKTNNNGVEVNRNEEQNGPIDIKTQAKKKPATPGNGPLLHQAEVSSSQVDFFKMLDEKIENGPDYDESSDAAARVERVSSLLRRWELASVTWSSVSELNASPSTMHQRGGRRSSLSNSRQSLSAKDREGMRNIIGGRPESAPIFVRNANRVDGLQDAHCPSPNMPRHVLESISQSPTQSQKNTPPGSSPTCFRYGDYNAGNQSPPVHHHHHHHHLTEKIGAKLQYKGSAASGNGAEFITTPHQLYREQYLQQTGIITMPNNNQFSAGSGNNVIRNNPYVQQYQINQTEHFGSPRKRGFNAAQMT